Proteins co-encoded in one Spirosoma endbachense genomic window:
- a CDS encoding MFS transporter, whose product MVVPDASSKPAGGSAQPNRQTAAPAGLFSLPVIVAALGYFVDIYDLLLFGIVRVPSLKDLGLAPDQISTIGGRIINWQMAGLLLGGILWGVLGDKRGRLSVLFGSIITYSIANIACGFVKHVTFMDPVTYYALMRFVAGVGLAGELGAGITLVSEILPKEKRAIATSLVAGIGVLGAVVAYFTVKLFDWETAFFVGGGLGFGLLFLRIGVIESGMFTSITEQKHVSRGNFFAFFTNADRLSRYLKCIGIGIPTWFITGILASFSNEFGRALGIAEEIQPGLAITWLYIGMAIGDLSNGFISQSLKSRKKAITLFMAIALVFSLLYLYIGIKSATIFYCLCLGLGFGNGYWAMFVTISAEQFGTNLRATAATTIPNMVRAFLIPMTLSYQALKPSLTIINAGAIVGLVSFIIGFYAILTIPETHDKDLNYLEE is encoded by the coding sequence ATGGTTGTTCCTGATGCTTCATCCAAACCGGCTGGCGGTTCCGCACAACCGAACCGTCAGACTGCGGCACCAGCTGGTTTATTTAGTTTGCCAGTCATTGTGGCAGCATTAGGCTACTTCGTCGATATTTACGACCTGCTTCTGTTTGGAATTGTTCGCGTACCGAGTCTGAAAGATTTGGGCCTTGCTCCCGACCAGATTTCAACGATAGGCGGACGCATCATAAACTGGCAAATGGCGGGTTTACTGCTCGGAGGCATCTTATGGGGTGTTCTTGGCGATAAGCGCGGACGACTATCGGTGTTATTTGGCAGTATCATTACGTACTCTATTGCCAATATTGCCTGTGGATTTGTAAAGCACGTAACATTCATGGACCCTGTCACCTATTATGCACTGATGCGCTTTGTAGCAGGTGTCGGGCTGGCTGGTGAATTAGGCGCCGGAATTACACTCGTCAGCGAAATTCTACCGAAAGAAAAACGGGCTATAGCCACCTCACTTGTGGCTGGAATTGGGGTTTTGGGAGCTGTAGTCGCCTACTTTACGGTTAAATTGTTCGACTGGGAAACGGCTTTTTTCGTTGGAGGTGGTTTAGGATTTGGTTTGCTATTTTTACGAATTGGGGTGATTGAATCGGGTATGTTCACCAGCATAACCGAGCAAAAACACGTTAGCCGGGGTAACTTCTTTGCCTTTTTTACCAATGCGGATCGGCTCAGCCGCTACCTTAAATGCATTGGAATTGGCATTCCAACCTGGTTTATTACCGGCATTCTGGCTTCGTTCAGTAATGAATTTGGACGAGCATTAGGCATAGCCGAAGAAATTCAACCAGGTTTAGCCATTACCTGGTTATACATTGGAATGGCCATCGGCGATCTGTCCAACGGTTTCATTAGTCAGTCACTGAAATCGCGCAAAAAAGCGATTACCCTTTTTATGGCCATTGCGCTTGTATTCAGCTTGCTTTACTTATACATCGGGATCAAAAGTGCCACTATTTTCTATTGTCTCTGTTTAGGTCTGGGATTTGGTAATGGCTACTGGGCTATGTTCGTGACCATTAGTGCTGAACAGTTTGGCACCAATCTCCGCGCTACCGCAGCCACCACAATTCCAAATATGGTTCGCGCCTTCCTGATTCCAATGACTTTGAGTTATCAGGCACTAAAGCCTTCGCTAACTATCATTAATGCCGGTGCCATTGTTGGTCTGGTCAGTTTCATAATCGGGTTTTACGCCATCCTGACAATACCTGAAACGCATGACAAGGATTTGAATTATTTAGAAGAATGA